A stretch of the Papaver somniferum cultivar HN1 chromosome 6, ASM357369v1, whole genome shotgun sequence genome encodes the following:
- the LOC113291866 gene encoding uncharacterized protein LOC113291866 produces the protein MDFQDFTIIDKSWIGLPRDHDAFKVGVRNFIDYASWDLEPDQKIFCPCKDCNNNKRELVSVVHGHILWNGFMPGYVDWVYHGEGEDQVRETTNTGNVVQDDDEEMSDLLQEMNYDASNFYKLLNDAQVSLYPGCEKFSRLSFIVHLLHVKSLGGLNIKGFDALLSLLTKAFPDAKLPKNFYDARTTIKGLGLGYILIDACENDCVLFWKENADKTSCPVCHASRWKTTELNVDNESIRRTPRGKNIPVKQLRYFPLKPRLQRLFMSSKTASYMRYHAKRRPKDGVLRHPVDAETWKTFDKKHPEFAADPRNVRLALATDGMNPFGNMLHPHSTWPVVLINYNLPPWLCMKEENFILSMIIPGPKSPGNDIDVYLQPLIEELKELWDEGVETYDISKKENFKCRAALLGTISDFPALAMLSGWSTKGEFACPCCGPDRCSERLSNGGKYCYMHHRRYLPAGHHWRHQKSAFDGEKELREPPHLMNGDEIAQQLAHFRQVQFGKNAKQTGLTEITLVTFEHNWKKKSIFHELPYLSSIICFHNVDVMHVEKNICETVLGTVMNVEGKTKDNLKARLDLMDWGLRPELHLRQEGDKIVVPTASFVMSPKEKESFCRTLKDIKVPDGYSSNISRCVNVKDRKIMGLKSHDYHVLMEYLFPIALRGHLDGDILEALSELCMFFKVLCTRVLKIEDLDKLQDSIAITLCKLERIFPPSFFVVMMHLPIHLTQQAKDAGPVQYRWMYPIESLTVITLGICCCTKFNKLERNEDDEAPQPDDRLIVFKQSGRPVGAETWGQLTESEMKQIQLYALLNTKEVQPYEEEHKSELQSRGLRDADVNRRHIKEFPDWFATKIYQLHKKGQVSDELYSLSQGPAKECLSYNGYIINGFRFHTREWESRRKSQNSGLCVPREDEGVAEDENDFYGVVNNIIEARYVGQLRVLLFKCDWRPIAGTDEFGFTSVHMNRRYYVNEPFILASQAQQVFYINDVYNKQNEVVIKTQPRRSFNIPEIDSDGETETESSTSSEAYQEWHSSYSIKDLRGEPHQDRSDSFVWDRNDVPPETISRAAAAVACRSQEDEEENDTDAVYTSDDEDEYEFDDNNNRDDMEF, from the exons ATGGATTTCCAAGACTTCACAATTATTGACAAGAGCTGGATAGGACTTCCAAGAGACCACGATGCATTCAAAGTAGGAGTTCGAAATTTCATAGACTATGCGAGCTGGGATTTAGAACCCGACCAGAAAATATTTTGTCCTTGTAAGGATTGCAATAACAATAAGAGAGAGCTTGTGTCTGTAGTGCACGGACATATTCTGTGGAATGGCTTTATGCCGGGATATGTCGATTGGGTATACCATGGAGAAGGGGAAGACCAGGTGAGGGAAACAACCAATACTGGAAATGTGGTGCAGGACGACGATGAAGAAATGTCTGATTTGCTGCAAGAAATGAACTATGACGCCTCCAATTTTTACAAGTTGTTGAACGATGCGCAGGTGTCACTATATCCTGGCTGTGAAAAGTTTTCAAGATTATCCTTCATTGTGCACTTGCTTCATGTCAAGTCCCTCGGTGGATTGAACATCAAGGGGTTTGATGCGTTGTTGAGTCTCTTGACCAAAGCCTTTCCGGATGCCAAACTACCAAAGAATTTTTATGATGCTAGAACAACAATCAAGGGCTTGGGGCTTGGCTACATTTTGATCgatgcttgcgagaatgattgtgTTTTGTTCTGGAAAGAGAATGCAGATAAAACTTCTTGCCCGGTATGTCATGCTTCAAGATGGAAAACTACTGAATTGAATGTGGATAACGAATCAATCAGAAGAACACCAAGAGGTAAAAACATTCCAGTAAAGCAATTGCGGTACTTCCCATTAAAGCCAAGACTTCAGAGGTTATTTATGTCTTCAAAGACCGCTTCTTATATGCGATATCATGCCAAAAGACGTCCCAAAGATGGAGTTTTGAGGCATCCAGTTGATGCAGAGACATGGAAGACCTTTGATAAGAAGCACCCAGAGTTTGCAGCTGATCCTCGCAATGTAAGACTTGCATTAGCAACTGATGGGATGAATCCGTTTGGGAATATGTTGCATCCACATAGTACATGGCCAGTTGTTCTCATCAATTATAACTTACCACCGTGGTTGTGTATGAAAGAGGAAAATTTTATCTTGTCTATGATAATTCCTGGACCCAAATCCCCAGGAAACGACATCGATGTGTATTTGCAACCACTCATAGAGGAATTGAAGGAATTGTGGGATGAAGGTGTTGAAACTTACGATATTTCAAAGAAAGAGAATTTTAAATGTCGTGCAGCATTACTTGGCACCATCAGTGATTTCCCTGCACTAGCTATGCTTTCCGGGTGGAGCACCAAAGGGGAATTTGCTTGTCCGTGCTGTGGGCCTGACCGATGTTCAGAACGACTGAGCAATGGGGGCAAGTATTGTTACATGCATCATCGTCGATACTTGCCTGCTGGTCATCATTGGCGCCACCAGAAGTCAGCCTTTGATGGAGAGAAAGAACTTCGAGAACCACCACATCTGATGAATGGGGATGAAATTGCTCAACAGCTGGCTCATTTTCGACAAGTTCAGTTTGGTAAGAACGCCAAACAGACTGGTCTGACAGAAATAACACTAGTTACTTTTGAACACAACTGGAAAAAAAAGAGCATATTTCATGAGTTGCCGTACTTAAGCTCAATTATATGTTTTCATAATGTCGATGTGATGCACGTTGAGAAGAATATTTGTGAAACTGTATTGGGCACAGTGATGAAtgtagaagggaaaacgaaagacaaTCTTAAGGCCCGGTTGGATCTGATGGACTGGGGATTACGGCCGGAGTTACATTTGAGACAAGAGGGAGATAAAATAGTGGTGCCAACAGCTTCTTTTGTCATGTCGCCCAAAGAGAAGGAATCTTTTTGTAGAACTTTGAAGGATATTAAGGTTCCCGATGGAtactcatcaaatatttctcgGTGTGTGAACGTTAAGGATCGAAAGATTATGGGTCTGAAAAGTCATGACTATCATGTATTAATGGAATATTTATTTCCTATTGCCTTACGTGGACACTTGGATGGGGATATATTGGAAGCACTGAGTGAGTTATGTATGTTTTTTAAAGTGTTGTGTACACGGGTTCTCAAGATAGAGGATCTGGATAAACTACAAGATAGTATCGCAATTACTTTGTGCAAGTTGGAAAGAATATTCCCCCCATCTTTTTTTGTTGTGATGATGCATTTGCCCATTCATCTAACACAACAAGCAAAGGATGCAGGTCCAGTTCAGTATCGGTGGATGTATCCGATCGAGAG TCTTACTGTAATTACTTTAGGTATCTGC TGTTGTACAAAATTTAATAAACTTGAAAGGAATGAGGATGATGAGGCGCCACAACCTGATGATCGATTAATAGTTTTCAAACAATCCGGTAGGCCCGTTGGAGCTGAAACTTGGGGACAGCTTACGGAGTCAGAGATGAAACAAATCCAACTTTATGCTTTGCTGAATACCAAAGAAGTGCAGCCATATGAGGA GGAACACAAAAGTGAGCTGCAAAGCCGTGGCTTAAGAGACGCCGACGTTAATAGAAGACACATCAAAGAGTTTCCTGATTGGTTTGCAACTAAA ataTACCAATTGCATAAAAAAGGTCAGGTGAGTGATGAACTATATTCGTTGAGTCAAGGTCCTGCTAAAGAATGTTTGAGTTACAATGGCTACATTATCAATGGGTTTAGATTTCATACAAGAGAGTGGGAGAGTCGACGAAAGTCACAGAATAGTGGACTGTGTGTCCCTCGGGAAGACGAAGGTGTagctgaagatgaaaatgattttTATGGAGTTGTGAATAATATTATCGAGGCACGGTATGTGGGTCAACTCCGAGTTCTTCTTTTCAAATGCGATTGGAGACCGATTGCAGGAACAGATGAGTTTGGATTTACTAGTGTCCATATGAATAGAAGATATTATGTGAATGAACCGTTTATTTTAGCATCTCAAGCACAACAGGTTTTCTATATCAATGATGTATATAATAAACAAAATGAAGTGGTTATAAAAACGCAACCTCGTCGGTCTTTCAATATTCCAGAAATAGATTCGGATGGGGAGACTGAAACAGAAAGCTCGACTTCTAGTGAGGCATATCAAGAATGGCATTCAAGCTATTCGATAAAAGATCTTAGAGGAGAGCCACATCAGGATCGCAGTGACAGTTTTGTTTGGGATAGGAACGACGTTCCCCCAGAAACTATCAGTCGTGCTGCAGCAGCAGTAGCTTGTCGAagccaagaagatgaagaggaaaatgACACGGATGCCGTTTACACctctgatgatgaggatgagtatGAATTTGATGATAATAACAACCGCGATGATATGGAATTTTAA